A genomic window from Glycine max cultivar Williams 82 chromosome 17, Glycine_max_v4.0, whole genome shotgun sequence includes:
- the LOC100819779 gene encoding protein NRT1/ PTR FAMILY 1.2 isoform X2: MLWLTAMFPDLKPSCESYMLDCNSGTPAQQALLFLSMGLISIGAGCVRPCSIAFGADQLNIKERSNDEKLLDSYFNWYYTSIAISTVIALSVIVYIQENLGWKIGFGLPALLMFISAVSFILGLPFYVKVKPSHSLLTTFVQVAVVAVKNRKLSLPDSNFVQYYQDHDSELMVPTDSLRCLNKACIKIPETVSISNPDGSVSDPWSQCTVEQVESLKSLLRILPMWSTGVLMMVSQGSFSTLQANTMDRRLFGNFKMPAGSFNLIMVLTLSIVIPLYDRIMVPLLAKYRGLPRGFGCKTRIGIGLLFVCSAKATSAVVETMRRNAAIEQGFEDQPNAVIDMSVLWLFPEFVLLGIGEAFNSVAQVEFFYTCIPKTMSSFAMALFTLELAAANVVGSVLVSIVDKVTSVGGNESWIATNINRGHLNYYYALLTCLGLINYLYFLAISLAYGPPPGQKLEARREI, translated from the exons ATGTTGTGGTTAACTGCCATGTTCCCAGACCTAAAACCTTCCTGTGAATCATACATGCTAGACTGCAACTCTGGTACACCAGCCCAACAAGCTCTTTTGTTCCTTTCTATGGGATTAATTTCTATTGGAGCTGGTTGCGTCAGACCTTGTTCCATAGCCTTTGGAGCAGATCAACTGAACATTAAAGAAAGATCTAATGATGAGAAGCTCTTGGATAGCTACTTTAATTGGTATTATACCTCAATTGCAATATCAACCGTGATTGCACTGAGTGTAATTGTGTACATTCAAGAAAATCTAGGATGGAAAATTGGATTTGGACTACCTGCTTTGCTAATGTTCATATCGGCTGTCAGTTTCATCCTGGGTTTGCCGTTCTATGTCAAAGTGAAGCCAAGTCACAGCTTACTCACTACTTTTGTACAAGTAGCTGTGGTGGCTGTAAAGAACAGAAAACTTAGTCTTCCTGATTCCAACTTTGTTCAGTACTATCAAGACCATGATTCGGAGCTCATGGTCCCTACTGATAGCCTTAG GTGTTTGAACAAAGCTTGCATAAAAATTCCTGAGACAGTCTCGATCTCAAACCCTGATGGATCAGTTTCAGATCCATGGAGCCAATGCACAGTGGAACAGGTTGAGTCACTGAAATCTTTGCTCAGAATCCTACCTATGTGGTCGACGGGCGTTTTAATGATGGTGTCCCAAGGCTCATTCTCTACCCTCCAAGCAAATACCATGGACCGAAGGCTATTTGGAAATTTCAAGATGCCTGCAGGGTCCTTCAATCTTATCATGGTATTGACCTTATCAATAGTCATTCCCTTGTATGACCGCATAATGGTACCTCTACTAGCCAAATACCGGGGCTTGCCTAGAGGATTCGGTTGCAAAACTCGAATCGGGATCGGATTGTTGTTTGTATGCTCAGCTAAGGCGACGTCAGCTGTAGTTGAAACTATGAGGCGAAATGCGGCCATTGAACAAGGCTTTGAGGACCAACCTAATGCTGTAATTGACATGTCGGTTTTATGGCTGTTTCCTGAGTTTGTTTTGCTTGGAATAGGCGAGGCTTTTAACTCGGTTGCGCAGGTTGAGTTTTTCTACACTTGTATCCCCAAGACCATGTCTAGTTTTGCAATGGCTCTTTTCACTCTTGAACTAGCTGCTGCTAATGTAGTGGGGAGTGTGTTAGTGAGCATTGTGGACAAGGTCACTAGTGTAGGAGGGAACGAGAGCTGGATAGCAACTAACATTAACAGGGGACATCTGAATTACTATTATGCACTGCTCACTTGCTTAGGTTTAATTAACTACCTCTACTTTCTTGCTATTAGTTTGGCTTATGGTCCTCCTCCCGGGCAAAAACTTGAAGCTAGAAGAGAAATTTGA
- the LOC100819779 gene encoding protein NRT1/ PTR FAMILY 1.2 isoform X1 produces MMKSSDAANEKLLENGTSSSQIKKGGLRTMPFIIVNECLEKVASYGIMPNMILYLRDDYLMPIAKGTSVIYTWTAASDVLSLFGAFLSDSYLGRFLVIAIGSFSSLLGLTMLWLTAMFPDLKPSCESYMLDCNSGTPAQQALLFLSMGLISIGAGCVRPCSIAFGADQLNIKERSNDEKLLDSYFNWYYTSIAISTVIALSVIVYIQENLGWKIGFGLPALLMFISAVSFILGLPFYVKVKPSHSLLTTFVQVAVVAVKNRKLSLPDSNFVQYYQDHDSELMVPTDSLRCLNKACIKIPETVSISNPDGSVSDPWSQCTVEQVESLKSLLRILPMWSTGVLMMVSQGSFSTLQANTMDRRLFGNFKMPAGSFNLIMVLTLSIVIPLYDRIMVPLLAKYRGLPRGFGCKTRIGIGLLFVCSAKATSAVVETMRRNAAIEQGFEDQPNAVIDMSVLWLFPEFVLLGIGEAFNSVAQVEFFYTCIPKTMSSFAMALFTLELAAANVVGSVLVSIVDKVTSVGGNESWIATNINRGHLNYYYALLTCLGLINYLYFLAISLAYGPPPGQKLEARREI; encoded by the exons atGATGAAGTCCTCTGATGCCGCGAACGAGAAGCTCTTAGAAAATGGCACTTCTTCTTCTCAAATCAAAAAAGGTGGCTTGCGAACCATGCCCTTCATCATAG TGAACGAATGTCTGGAGAAAGTTGCGAGTTACGGAATCATGCCCAACATGATATTGTATCTGAGGGACGATTACCTCATGCCTATTGCGAAGGGCACAAGCGTAATTTACACTTGGACTGCCGCATCCGACGTCTTATCCTTATTTGGGGCCTTTCTCTCAGATTCTTACTTGGGTCGATTCCTCGTCATTGCTATCGGTTCCTTCTCCAGCCTTCTT GGTTTAACCATGTTGTGGTTAACTGCCATGTTCCCAGACCTAAAACCTTCCTGTGAATCATACATGCTAGACTGCAACTCTGGTACACCAGCCCAACAAGCTCTTTTGTTCCTTTCTATGGGATTAATTTCTATTGGAGCTGGTTGCGTCAGACCTTGTTCCATAGCCTTTGGAGCAGATCAACTGAACATTAAAGAAAGATCTAATGATGAGAAGCTCTTGGATAGCTACTTTAATTGGTATTATACCTCAATTGCAATATCAACCGTGATTGCACTGAGTGTAATTGTGTACATTCAAGAAAATCTAGGATGGAAAATTGGATTTGGACTACCTGCTTTGCTAATGTTCATATCGGCTGTCAGTTTCATCCTGGGTTTGCCGTTCTATGTCAAAGTGAAGCCAAGTCACAGCTTACTCACTACTTTTGTACAAGTAGCTGTGGTGGCTGTAAAGAACAGAAAACTTAGTCTTCCTGATTCCAACTTTGTTCAGTACTATCAAGACCATGATTCGGAGCTCATGGTCCCTACTGATAGCCTTAG GTGTTTGAACAAAGCTTGCATAAAAATTCCTGAGACAGTCTCGATCTCAAACCCTGATGGATCAGTTTCAGATCCATGGAGCCAATGCACAGTGGAACAGGTTGAGTCACTGAAATCTTTGCTCAGAATCCTACCTATGTGGTCGACGGGCGTTTTAATGATGGTGTCCCAAGGCTCATTCTCTACCCTCCAAGCAAATACCATGGACCGAAGGCTATTTGGAAATTTCAAGATGCCTGCAGGGTCCTTCAATCTTATCATGGTATTGACCTTATCAATAGTCATTCCCTTGTATGACCGCATAATGGTACCTCTACTAGCCAAATACCGGGGCTTGCCTAGAGGATTCGGTTGCAAAACTCGAATCGGGATCGGATTGTTGTTTGTATGCTCAGCTAAGGCGACGTCAGCTGTAGTTGAAACTATGAGGCGAAATGCGGCCATTGAACAAGGCTTTGAGGACCAACCTAATGCTGTAATTGACATGTCGGTTTTATGGCTGTTTCCTGAGTTTGTTTTGCTTGGAATAGGCGAGGCTTTTAACTCGGTTGCGCAGGTTGAGTTTTTCTACACTTGTATCCCCAAGACCATGTCTAGTTTTGCAATGGCTCTTTTCACTCTTGAACTAGCTGCTGCTAATGTAGTGGGGAGTGTGTTAGTGAGCATTGTGGACAAGGTCACTAGTGTAGGAGGGAACGAGAGCTGGATAGCAACTAACATTAACAGGGGACATCTGAATTACTATTATGCACTGCTCACTTGCTTAGGTTTAATTAACTACCTCTACTTTCTTGCTATTAGTTTGGCTTATGGTCCTCCTCCCGGGCAAAAACTTGAAGCTAGAAGAGAAATTTGA